A section of the Epinephelus moara isolate mb chromosome 3, YSFRI_EMoa_1.0, whole genome shotgun sequence genome encodes:
- the bud13 gene encoding BUD13 homolog, with amino-acid sequence MAASTGSSKKPELSKAEYLKRYLSADEDAKKSKGKLKKKRRKVPEKGLKIVDDDIDWKQMVQEEKEIEEDEEEAPVIAEVIDDRPEEVKQLEAFRTGNRWKVIGADENEDTDEGREGEHQLSEPLASSRNRHDSPDSSPPRRGRHDSPDISPPRRGRHDSPDISPPRRSRHDSPDISPPRRGRHDSPDMSPPRQRSGKSGKAQSKDLSPSRRKPSSSLSNKKRSPDSRRSPPAKKAQNRHDSDSDQSPPRKKAQRREASDSDQSPPRRSSKARRGSDSDQSPPRRRPRSGKDSDGDLSPPRRPGQSQGPRMLSGGKAGLVSADVLRKEQADNRRREKNNKPLEDDSRNAETVFRDKSGKRRDLDTEREEKKRKAGEKAAKDEKYAQWGRGLAQGQMHQQKLEDAVLEAQKPLARHRDDEDLDRMLREQEREGDPMAAMLRRKKDRNPKTQDKPRYKGPAPPPNRFNILPGYRWDGVDRSNGFEKKRYSRIADKKAGQEAAYKWSVEDM; translated from the exons ATGGCGGCTTCAACTGGCAGCAGTAAGAAGCCAGAATTATCTAAAGCTGAGTACCTTAAACGTTATTTATCCGCAGACGAAGATGCCAAGAAGTCAAAGGGGAAGCTTAAAAAGAAACGGCGTAAGGTTCCCGAGAAAGG ACTTAAAATAGTAGACGATGACATAGACTGGAAACAGATGGTCCAAGAGGAGAAGGAGATTGAAGAGGACGAAGAGGAAGCTCCAGTG ATTGCTGAGGTGATTGACGATCGACCTGAAGAAGTGAAGCAGCTGGAGGCCTTCAGAACCGGCAATAGATGGAAAGTGATAGGAG CTGATGAAAATGAAGACACAGACgaggggagagaaggagagcatCAACTTTCAGAGCCTTTGGCATCGAGCAGGAATCGCCATGACTCTCCAGACTCATCCCCTCCAAGAAGAGGTCGTCACGACTCTCCAGATATATCCCCTCCAAGAAGAGGTCGCCACGATTCTCCAGACATATCCCCTCCAAGGAGAAGTCGCCATGACTCTCCAGACATATCCCCTCCAAGAAGAGGTCGCCACGACTCTCCAGACATGTCACCTCCAAGGCAACGGTCAGGGAAGTCAGGGAAGGCGCAAAGTAAAG ATTTATCCCCCAGCAGAAGAAAGCCAAGCTCAtcattatcaaataaaaaacgtTCACCCGATTCTCGTCGCTCACCACCAGCAAAGAAGGCTCAGAACAGGCATGATTCAGACTCTGACCAGTCGCCTCCAAGGAAAAAGGCACAGAGGAGAGAAGCATCAGACTCCGACCAGTCTCCTCCAAGGAGGAGCTCAAAGGCAAGACGAGGCTCTGACTCTGACCAGTCGCCACCCAGGAGGCGGCCGCGGAGTGGGAAGGACTCAGATGGAGATCTGTCACCACCTCGTAGGCCTGGCCAGTCTCAG GGTCCAAGGATGCTTTCTGGTGGGAAGGCAGGTCTGGTTTCTGCAGATGTTTTAAGGAAGGAGCAGGCGGACAACCGAcgcagagaaaaaaacaacaagccacTGGAAG ACGATTCCCGCAATGCTGAGACAGTGTTCCGAGACAAGAGTGGTAAAAGGAGGGATTtggatacagagagagaggaaaagaagaggaaagCTGGAGAAAAAGCAGCAAAGGATGAAAAATACGCTCAGTGGGGGAGAGG GTTGGCCCAGGGCCAGATGCATCAACAGAAACTTGAAGATGCAGTGCTTGAAGCCCAAAAGCCGCTGGCACGTCACCGAGATGACGAGGATCTTGACCGCATGTTGAGAGAGCAGGAAAGGGAGGGAGATCCAATGGCTGCGATGCTCAGACGGAAAAAGGACCGCAACCCAAAGACACAAG acAAACCTCGATACAAAGGCCCAGCACCACCTCCAAACCGCTTCAATATTCTGCCAGGCTATCGCTGGGATGGAGTTGACAg ATCAAATGGTTTTGAAAAGAAACGCTACTCGCGAATTGCAGATAAAAAGGCTGGCCAGGAGGCAGCGTATAAATGGAGCGTGGAGGACATGTAA
- the snrnp35 gene encoding U11/U12 small nuclear ribonucleoprotein 35 kDa protein produces the protein MVDWSPIAKVYDPLKAGSIDGTDVEPHDRAVWRAMGARYKPNKGVVGDPLLTLFVSRLNPQTTEDKLHQVFSKYGDIQRLRLVRDIVTGFSKGYAFIEYKEERSVVRARRDANKLVVDQHELFVDFEQERTLKGWVPRRLGGGQGGKKESGQLRFGGRDRPFRKPINLAVGPVHERGGGGGGREWDRQGVRDREDRDRHREAEWGSSRGRRDDWDRGRERDDRRHGDRSRHRDRR, from the coding sequence ATGGTTGACTGGAGTCCGATAGCGAAGGTGTACGACCCGCTGAAAGCTGGCAGCATCGACGGCACAGACGTGGAGCCCCATGACCGGGCGGTATGGAGGGCTATGGGTGCCCGCTACAAGCCCAACAAAGGCGTCGTGGGAGACCCGCTGCTCACCCTGTTTGTGTCCCGTCTGAACCCCCAGACTACAGAGGACAAACTGCACCAAGTGTTCTCCAAGTACGGAGACATCCAGCGGCTCCGGCTGGTCCGGGACATCGTCACGGGCTTCTCCAAAGGATACGCCTTCATTGAATACAAGGAGGAGCGGTCGGTTGTCCGGGCCCGCCGGGACGCCAACAAGCTGGTGGTGGATCAGCACGAGCTGTTTGTGGATTTTGAGCAAGAGAGGACCCTCAAAGGGTGGGTCCCCCGGCGGCTTGGTGGCGGGCAGGGGGGGAAGAAAGAGTCCGGACAGCTGCGGTTTGGTGGCAGAGACAGACCTTTCCGTAAACCCATTAACCTCGCGGTCGGTCCGGTGCATGAACGGGGAGGCggtggtggagggagggagtggGATAGACAAGGGGTGAGGGACAGGGAGGACCGGGACCGACACAGAGAGGCCGAGTggggcagcagcagagggaggagagatgaCTGGGACAGAGGCAGGGAGAGGGATGACCGCAGACACGGAGACAGGAGCAGGCACCGGGACAGGAGATGA
- the si:dkeyp-69c1.9 gene encoding uncharacterized protein si:dkeyp-69c1.9 has product MFIKNANRRNPRRHYEFFQRSRTYRGEPPAVAGFLLYPDTPAKMETTSREAFCFRSVSQQDRGKGDHIAPHTQQGSHRSHPTSSRQTGRGNSSRDGEPGEDEQEGDHDQTAVTNESDVTEMQSQYQKDFPPPSSCHRRRTPALPQPDNIGINPAFRIEFSTMQREHYPVWPMMDPRSAGRLREKK; this is encoded by the exons ATGTTCATCAAAAATGCCAACCGACGAAACCCCCGCCGCCACTATGAATTCTTTCAGCGCAGTCGAACCTACAGGGGGGAACCGCCGGCAGTGGCAG GATTTCTCCTCTACCCGGACACTCCCGCTAAGATGGAGACCACATCACGAGAAGCTTTCTGCTTCAGATCCGTCTCACAACAAGACAGAGGCAAAG GTGATCATATCGCCCCGCACACACAACAGGGGTCTCACCGTTCTCATCCCACATCCTCaagacaaacaggaagaggaaacagcagcaggGACGGGGAGCCAGGGGAGGACGAGCAAGAGGGCGACCATGATCAGACAGCAGTGACAAATGAATCAGACGTGACAGAGATGCAGTCTCAGTATCAGAAAGATTTCCCTCCTCCGTCCTCCTGCCACAGGAGGCGAACACCTGCACTCCCACAGCCGGACAACATCGGCATCAACCCTGCCTTCAG GATCGAATTTAGCACCATGCAGAGAGAGCATTACCCCGTTTGGCCCATGATGGATCCCAGGAGTGCTGGGaggctgagagagaaaaaatga